One stretch of Roseimicrobium sp. ORNL1 DNA includes these proteins:
- a CDS encoding BamA/TamA family outer membrane protein produces MPILLLMCLLGSTTLHAQQPAVRERRSANAPVPPATVSVPVQIEGLSVRADGVSQTNVNDVTSVLEDQLRLSGDASMSEPLADDLAFFLRQRLLDLGFPEVTVAWTVEGGTAVLRVVEGPQYTVGIITFEGNTSQREEDLRAFLLRPTHEKLGRRIANPPLVEGDIRHGAQLVQRYFQAQGYLNATVSDPEFTMRSETKTQDILVRITEGPRFDIGQVSLTGDWESRRDEVQAAIEGMTGQPFSEVRIEEVRKQLVGIFQQRGHFLADVTATADPSKVRGGPVPVVYQVTPGNIFRVAGVSVAPGFSKGGERVVRASFKRSVNQVYSPADLQLMHKQALRSDVFSRLDVTPKKLTDDTITLELTGEEGPTRTRAWYGGYETFKGVIVGGELRKVNIFDSGNAAQLKVESSGIGITGSARFTDPAVFNSPFSLDLSLYADGEEIFDYKRQSYGGRMVLARQWTKHVSTNAFADYSLNNSESELLTPEELGPDEYNLGLVGLSAIIDYRDSPVLPTRGFVFNGSISGTLAGDISYTRADLSFAYFVRFTDKFRAALLARTSAIRPEQSLEEVPIDLRLFNGGATSVRSFQEREMGLKSIKGDTPIGGTLSQTFSVEFSYEVAQNLELALFGDMGTLTREEESIFRRPEDVRYAIGLGIRYKLPVGPLRIDYGFNPDRREGEDIGALHITFGYAF; encoded by the coding sequence ATGCCGATTCTACTGCTGATGTGCTTGTTGGGCTCCACCACCCTCCACGCCCAGCAACCCGCGGTGAGGGAGAGACGCTCTGCCAATGCACCCGTCCCCCCCGCGACGGTCTCTGTCCCGGTACAGATCGAGGGGCTCTCTGTCCGGGCGGATGGTGTATCACAAACGAATGTGAACGATGTAACATCGGTGTTGGAGGATCAGCTCCGCCTCTCCGGAGATGCCTCCATGTCTGAGCCGCTCGCTGATGACCTCGCTTTCTTCCTGCGGCAGCGGCTCCTTGATCTGGGATTTCCGGAGGTAACGGTGGCGTGGACGGTGGAGGGCGGAACTGCCGTGCTGAGGGTGGTGGAGGGCCCGCAGTACACGGTGGGCATCATCACGTTTGAGGGAAATACCTCGCAACGGGAGGAGGACCTGCGCGCGTTCCTGTTGCGCCCCACGCATGAGAAGCTCGGGCGAAGAATTGCCAACCCGCCACTGGTGGAGGGAGACATCCGGCATGGCGCGCAACTGGTGCAGCGTTACTTCCAGGCTCAAGGCTACTTGAATGCCACGGTGTCGGATCCCGAGTTCACCATGCGCTCGGAGACGAAGACGCAGGACATCCTGGTGAGGATCACCGAAGGACCGCGCTTTGACATTGGCCAGGTCTCACTAACGGGTGACTGGGAATCGCGCCGTGACGAGGTGCAGGCAGCCATCGAAGGCATGACGGGGCAGCCCTTCAGCGAAGTGAGGATTGAAGAAGTGCGCAAGCAGCTTGTGGGTATCTTCCAGCAGCGTGGCCACTTCCTGGCGGATGTCACGGCGACCGCCGATCCCTCGAAGGTTCGCGGCGGCCCAGTGCCGGTGGTGTATCAGGTTACACCTGGAAATATCTTCCGTGTGGCGGGTGTTTCCGTGGCCCCGGGATTTTCCAAGGGCGGGGAGCGCGTGGTGCGCGCCAGCTTCAAGCGCTCGGTAAACCAGGTGTATTCTCCGGCGGATCTTCAATTGATGCACAAGCAGGCCCTGAGGTCGGATGTCTTCTCGCGCCTGGATGTCACGCCGAAAAAGCTGACGGACGACACCATCACCCTGGAGCTCACCGGTGAGGAAGGTCCCACCCGCACTCGCGCGTGGTATGGGGGTTACGAAACCTTCAAGGGGGTCATTGTGGGTGGGGAACTGCGCAAGGTGAACATCTTCGACTCTGGAAACGCAGCGCAATTGAAGGTGGAGTCGAGCGGTATCGGCATCACGGGCTCGGCGCGTTTCACGGATCCAGCGGTCTTCAATTCGCCCTTCTCACTGGACCTTTCGCTATATGCCGACGGCGAAGAAATTTTTGACTACAAGAGGCAGAGCTACGGCGGCAGGATGGTGCTGGCCCGTCAGTGGACGAAGCACGTCTCCACCAATGCGTTTGCGGACTATTCGCTGAACAATTCCGAATCCGAGCTGCTGACACCGGAAGAACTCGGCCCGGATGAGTACAATCTCGGCCTCGTGGGACTCTCCGCCATCATCGATTACCGCGACAGTCCGGTCCTGCCCACGAGGGGATTTGTGTTCAATGGGAGCATTTCAGGCACACTCGCCGGGGATATTTCCTACACTCGTGCGGATCTCAGCTTTGCCTACTTCGTGCGCTTCACGGACAAATTTCGTGCCGCCCTGCTCGCGCGCACGAGCGCCATCCGGCCTGAGCAAAGCCTGGAGGAGGTGCCTATTGATTTGCGGCTCTTCAACGGTGGCGCCACCAGTGTGCGCAGCTTCCAGGAGCGGGAGATGGGTTTGAAGAGCATCAAGGGCGATACACCCATCGGCGGCACGTTGAGCCAGACCTTCAGCGTGGAGTTCTCTTATGAAGTCGCTCAGAACCTTGAGCTGGCGCTCTTTGGTGACATGGGCACGCTCACGCGTGAAGAAGAAAGCATCTTCAGGCGTCCGGAGGATGTTCGATACGCCATCGGTCTGGGTATCCGGTACAAGCTGCCCGTGGGTCCGTTGAGGATTGACTATGGTTTCAATCCTGACCGCCGTGAAGGCGAAGATATCGGGGCGTTGCACATTACGTTTGGGTATGCGTTTTAG
- a CDS encoding sialidase family protein: MLHLHPLPFPGTFRFVIAMMVLSAVSLTLSAAQPLAQDYAIVFRNPDPEYYVEGPGLAKLDDGSLLAVVPVVPRAKWSEERRATKSATHLLRSEDGGKTWTEISSLPYYSAAPFIHKGILYLFANKGGTKSRNDDVVLLNSMDGGKTWSEPVTLFKGHFWNCHTGMVQREDKIYWATDDLSLGKNRGPRLMAGDLSRNPMDPASWRLSSPVPFPGVPSMMTLSKDENVSSQYLEPNVLEVGGKLRVLCVVKLKRQAVTNLCGVLDATDDGPGQALGLKFTHYHAMPGGQLKFCVIRDEPSKLFWATANYPADSTDVFDWFKTVKEETDTKESTVPAGGNDRRFLMLQYSVDGLNWFPAGCVAQAKKVSQSFMYARPVVDGDDLAIIARSNINGPNHHDADCATFHRVKNFRELALDLYPEAEGK; encoded by the coding sequence ATGCTGCACCTGCATCCGCTCCCCTTCCCCGGCACCTTCCGTTTCGTAATTGCGATGATGGTTCTGTCAGCAGTGAGCCTCACGCTCTCCGCTGCACAACCGCTGGCACAGGACTACGCCATCGTTTTCCGCAACCCGGACCCGGAATACTATGTGGAGGGACCGGGCCTTGCGAAGTTGGACGATGGTTCCCTGCTTGCTGTGGTGCCCGTAGTACCTCGTGCGAAGTGGAGCGAGGAACGCCGCGCCACGAAGAGCGCAACCCACCTGCTGCGCAGCGAAGATGGTGGCAAGACATGGACGGAAATCTCCAGCCTGCCCTACTACTCCGCGGCACCCTTCATTCACAAGGGCATCCTCTATCTCTTCGCGAACAAGGGCGGCACGAAGTCGCGCAACGATGATGTGGTGCTGCTGAACAGCATGGATGGCGGGAAAACATGGTCCGAGCCAGTGACGCTTTTCAAAGGGCACTTCTGGAACTGCCACACCGGCATGGTGCAGCGCGAGGACAAGATCTACTGGGCCACCGATGACCTCAGCCTTGGGAAGAATCGTGGACCTCGTCTCATGGCAGGCGACCTCTCACGCAATCCCATGGATCCTGCCTCATGGCGCCTGTCCTCACCGGTCCCCTTCCCCGGTGTACCGAGCATGATGACCCTCTCGAAGGATGAAAATGTCTCCAGCCAGTATCTGGAGCCAAACGTCCTCGAAGTCGGCGGCAAGCTGCGCGTGCTCTGCGTCGTGAAGCTGAAGCGCCAGGCCGTGACGAACCTCTGCGGCGTGTTGGATGCCACCGATGATGGCCCAGGCCAAGCACTCGGACTGAAGTTCACCCACTACCACGCCATGCCCGGCGGGCAGCTCAAGTTCTGCGTGATCCGCGACGAGCCCTCCAAACTCTTCTGGGCCACCGCCAACTATCCCGCCGACAGCACGGATGTCTTCGACTGGTTCAAGACCGTGAAGGAGGAGACCGACACCAAGGAATCCACCGTGCCCGCCGGTGGCAATGATCGCCGCTTCCTCATGCTGCAATACAGCGTGGATGGCCTGAACTGGTTCCCTGCCGGTTGTGTGGCCCAAGCGAAGAAGGTCTCGCAGTCATTCATGTATGCGAGACCGGTGGTTGACGGTGATGATCTCGCCATCATTGCACGCTCCAACATCAACGGCCCGAATCACCATGACGCCGATTGCGCGACGTTTCACCGTGTGAAGAATTTCCGGGAGCTGGCCCTGGATTTGTATCCTGAGGCGGAGGGGAAGTAG
- a CDS encoding DUF692 domain-containing protein: MPASRFNGNTEYGVGIGLRIPHYRHIFEQKPVVDWFEIISENYMLGGGRPMAVLDRLLEQYRVVQHGVSMYFGNPERPNRDHLKKLKTLCKRTNTPWLSDHLCWGSVNGRYSHDLLPMPYTWDAVKKTAAKIREVQDYCERPVAVENLSSYVEFHISEMTEWEFLSEVVEAADCGILLDVNNIYVSSVNHAFDPMDYLNNVPHHRVAQIHIAGHTKHPTHILDTHDHPVIQPVWNIYAEAIKLCGPTATLLEWDDKIPSFDEVHAEALKATQFLPKTHAKVRAA; encoded by the coding sequence ATGCCCGCCTCCCGCTTCAATGGAAACACCGAATACGGTGTGGGCATTGGCCTGCGCATCCCCCACTACCGCCATATTTTCGAGCAGAAGCCGGTGGTGGACTGGTTCGAGATTATTTCAGAGAACTACATGCTCGGCGGTGGCCGCCCCATGGCCGTTCTCGACCGCCTGCTGGAGCAATACCGCGTGGTGCAGCACGGCGTCTCGATGTACTTCGGCAACCCCGAGCGGCCCAATCGCGATCATCTGAAGAAGCTCAAGACGCTCTGCAAGCGCACGAATACCCCCTGGCTCTCCGACCATCTCTGTTGGGGTAGTGTGAATGGGCGCTACTCCCACGACCTGCTGCCCATGCCCTACACCTGGGACGCCGTGAAGAAGACGGCCGCGAAAATCCGCGAGGTGCAGGACTACTGCGAGCGCCCCGTGGCCGTGGAAAACCTCAGCAGCTACGTGGAATTCCACATCAGCGAGATGACGGAGTGGGAATTTCTGAGCGAAGTGGTGGAGGCTGCGGACTGCGGCATCCTGCTGGATGTAAACAACATCTATGTCTCCAGCGTGAACCATGCCTTCGACCCGATGGACTACCTCAACAACGTGCCGCACCATCGCGTGGCACAGATCCATATTGCAGGCCACACAAAGCACCCCACGCACATCCTGGACACACATGATCACCCCGTGATCCAGCCTGTGTGGAATATCTATGCGGAGGCCATCAAGCTCTGCGGCCCCACAGCCACGCTGCTGGAATGGGATGACAAGATTCCCAGCTTCGATGAAGTACATGCCGAAGCCCTGAAGGCCACTCAATTTCTCCCCAAGACGCATGCCAAAGTCCGCGCTGCCTAG
- a CDS encoding putative DNA-binding domain-containing protein, with product MKTAPTAKAPRNAAEAQRMMFGAVTRALHQNGMQQTWVDGSDMARYAELFVKPNDRLTSFERLEIYNQQYWWRVLEGFAEDFSGVAAVIGPKKFEALSVAYIETCGSNSWTMRNLGRDLPAFLVAHPQLTAPHTTLALDMARLEWARCLAFDEPADPVPDTQKLARTPPHELRLGLQSYITLLTLEYEAEQLLLRLRRRSQKAAGSTASNAMTSAPRRSRALRIVAKRAPAPVHLVVHRLQNTVYYKRVTPEAHVLLTLIHQGIPVEQACARAFTGSDFTPEDAASQIQQWFADWMELGWFTGRA from the coding sequence GTGAAAACTGCACCTACTGCGAAGGCTCCCCGCAATGCGGCGGAGGCGCAACGCATGATGTTCGGCGCTGTCACACGAGCGCTGCATCAAAATGGCATGCAACAGACCTGGGTGGATGGCTCGGACATGGCGCGCTATGCAGAGCTCTTCGTCAAACCAAACGACCGACTCACCTCCTTCGAGCGGTTGGAGATCTACAATCAACAGTACTGGTGGCGTGTGCTGGAGGGTTTCGCGGAGGACTTCAGCGGCGTGGCAGCCGTGATCGGCCCAAAGAAATTCGAGGCGCTCTCGGTGGCATACATTGAAACCTGTGGCTCCAACTCCTGGACCATGCGAAACCTGGGCCGGGACCTGCCCGCGTTCCTCGTGGCGCATCCACAGCTCACCGCACCGCATACCACTCTGGCGCTCGACATGGCCCGCTTGGAATGGGCACGATGCCTGGCCTTCGATGAGCCTGCCGACCCTGTGCCAGATACGCAGAAACTGGCCCGCACTCCACCACACGAGTTGCGCCTCGGCCTGCAATCCTACATCACCCTGCTCACCCTGGAATATGAGGCTGAGCAACTCCTGCTGCGTCTCCGCCGCCGCTCGCAGAAAGCGGCCGGCTCCACCGCCAGCAATGCCATGACCTCCGCGCCCCGCCGCAGCCGCGCGTTGCGCATCGTGGCCAAGCGTGCGCCTGCACCCGTGCATCTTGTAGTGCACCGCTTGCAGAACACCGTGTACTACAAGCGCGTAACGCCCGAGGCCCACGTGCTGCTCACCCTGATACACCAGGGCATACCTGTGGAGCAGGCCTGCGCCAGGGCTTTCACTGGGAGTGATTTCACCCCGGAAGATGCCGCCTCACAGATCCAGCAGTGGTTTGCGGACTGGATGGAGCTGGGGTGGTTCACGGGACGTGCGTAA
- the miaB gene encoding tRNA (N6-isopentenyl adenosine(37)-C2)-methylthiotransferase MiaB yields the protein MPRVHIRTYGCQMNERDSEQVSQMFVERGYTMTAQEAEADVILINTCSVRDQAEQKALGKMGMMNKYREERPQLVTGFMGCMAQSRGSELITTSKVDLVVGTQKYHRVVEYVEQIIRGREERQMDDARFSIVDTEEEQASQNAIRDHELKEHQASAFVSIMQGCNMKCTFCIVPYTRGGERGRPIADIVEEVRRLAARGVKEVTLLGQIVNLYGRHEFPMKDGKSPFVQLLEAVHEVDGIERIRFTSPHPIGYKADLINAFTYLPKLAEHVHLPMQSGSNAILKKMHRPYSAEKFEELVARIRAARPGIAVTTDIIVGFPGETDEHYAETRALCDRLEFENAFIFRYSKRRGTPAAEMEDALQLPERVKEERNQDLLALINKHAQAKYVPLVGTNVEILCEGPSKTNAARLTGRTRTNKIVVFEGNPDRHIGQIFDVHITEFQGFTLYGDPALTV from the coding sequence ATGCCCCGCGTCCACATCCGTACCTATGGCTGCCAGATGAACGAGCGCGACTCCGAGCAGGTGTCGCAGATGTTCGTGGAGCGTGGCTATACCATGACGGCCCAGGAGGCCGAGGCGGATGTGATCCTCATCAACACCTGCTCTGTGCGTGATCAGGCGGAGCAGAAGGCGCTGGGGAAGATGGGCATGATGAACAAGTACCGTGAGGAGCGTCCGCAGCTCGTCACCGGGTTTATGGGCTGCATGGCCCAGAGCCGCGGCTCCGAGCTCATTACCACCTCCAAGGTGGACCTCGTGGTCGGCACGCAGAAGTACCACCGCGTGGTGGAGTATGTGGAGCAGATCATTCGCGGCCGCGAGGAACGCCAGATGGATGACGCGCGCTTCTCCATTGTCGATACCGAGGAGGAGCAGGCCTCGCAAAATGCCATCCGCGATCACGAGCTGAAGGAGCACCAGGCCTCCGCCTTCGTGAGCATCATGCAGGGCTGCAACATGAAATGCACCTTCTGCATCGTGCCGTACACGCGCGGTGGCGAGCGTGGCAGGCCCATCGCGGACATCGTGGAGGAAGTGCGCCGCCTCGCCGCGCGTGGCGTGAAGGAAGTCACGCTGCTGGGACAGATCGTGAATCTCTACGGTCGCCACGAGTTCCCCATGAAGGACGGCAAGAGCCCCTTCGTGCAGCTCCTGGAGGCCGTGCATGAGGTGGATGGCATTGAGCGCATCCGCTTCACCAGCCCGCATCCCATCGGTTACAAGGCGGACCTCATCAATGCCTTCACCTACCTGCCGAAGCTGGCCGAGCACGTGCACCTTCCCATGCAGAGCGGCAGCAATGCCATCCTGAAGAAGATGCACCGCCCGTATTCCGCGGAGAAGTTTGAAGAGCTGGTGGCCAGGATCCGCGCCGCGCGCCCCGGCATCGCCGTGACCACGGACATCATCGTGGGCTTTCCCGGCGAGACGGATGAGCACTACGCCGAGACCCGTGCCCTGTGCGACCGCCTCGAGTTCGAGAACGCTTTCATCTTCCGCTACAGCAAGCGGCGCGGCACTCCCGCTGCCGAGATGGAAGACGCTCTGCAACTCCCCGAGCGTGTGAAGGAGGAGAGGAATCAGGATCTCCTGGCCCTCATCAACAAGCACGCCCAGGCGAAGTATGTGCCGCTGGTGGGCACGAATGTGGAAATCCTCTGCGAAGGCCCCAGCAAGACCAATGCCGCCCGCCTCACCGGCCGCACGCGCACGAACAAGATCGTGGTCTTCGAGGGGAACCCGGACCGCCACATCGGTCAGATTTTTGACGTCCACATCACGGAGTTTCAGGGATTCACCTTGTACGGTGATCCGGCCCTGACGGTGTAG
- a CDS encoding translocation/assembly module TamB domain-containing protein, which produces MTEAPPAAESKPPRKSRFWRWLKRGLLVLFGLLTLAVIFHRQLLQWGLNWGATYFAQRQGFTLEWELEGSMLSDLKVRALKVRGPENSTVVNIDMKDALLRYNLWKLWREGPGSFLEEIRLSGATIEADIRTRIDTPVPPPRVKRNKPPPDIWVNRINLQNVNAVIRTDEGDIVLKGLNLLIDEDEPGALRIQEFVLPSANLHVQDVEGRTAVKDRRLSIADLRIDPNVTVPLLYVDVKDLHQGAMEYQLDVQSGKGTFSSKGRVEGVGTEPAVNSTVRITNMAHTEVQRWTKLPEGFATTVTLADIKVKGRPQWPRQLDAEVVLQVSGVRVAGYACDTAELLGTIKDGTLNVGSFKIASGPNLLESRGTVQLPESWKQFSKADMQVQWSIAAPDLSTVKQAGMALQGSLNGKGTVALADGRVREATAKLDGAGIKLPQADVPSLKVDITSNDAVVRVNEFLATLDEQGDNRVRATGEMVLSGRQPTQLQVDGSVTDIAGLFRILKLTNTPPPEAGRAEVKVTSAFDLMDLREKNFNRATAQASLQVNALKWRNGDLQALVTEVSLRDGTATITANLNHQGTNTATLKSTLQLAERQPVKVEWTAQLGDLASLLPLAGVQLSPPPQAGAVNSKGSATFELAGLREKQYQKVAAEGEVQLTKLAWREGKLDLFQSQFSVANGLLRASSRLEHEGKNTANVDADMQLTGRQTTAVKWEVKLNDLTSLGPLMGMTPAPTAGTVASQGMASFDVADLKEKQYAKPAAKGELTVAGLKWRGGTVENLDLAFTVQQGIADITSGLVQFDKDNHITIEGRMPLNTEQPFNAEVHGKLPRLTALTPWMGAAKTPKITAGSAVIGWKGSGVIATRDITGGGTIAVNAVRIEGRAETYNLFLNTKHEGKRAEITELRASAGEFQLEAQATVTDTDLSVPKLTLSTQRVQLLNGTMQLPLALAKQPRPAVPLDDARPIHLQLKMERLNLQQVFDTIGKTAPVEGTVTGEVSFEGTLKELQGKVTASLSGVRSRALQGKLQPAQADIALVLERDRLTLDTTVRQPPLQPLKVAGSMALDAEMVMRNPKALMERSFQAHVSLPTSSLDVVPRFVPKVQRVNGTIALEADITGTPAKPTWSGALRTVVSSVALDNVPMDIKDVKANLDFRETRVELSDVSALVAGGRIRLGGNVDAANIKDPIMDLRLTADQALIIRDDAMSFRANADVSCRGTLAKSAVTGRVELVRGRIFKEVEFLPLSLPNGLPPLPPSVRVGRSGPPAAPAMLKDWTFDVAITTRDPVRLLGNIMNGGMLVNAHVGGTGAALAVEGRATMDGVRLMLPFSRLTITNGAVIFNKENPFDPALEVRGESLINNYRVTVFANGSARAPQLRFTSSPPLPENEIASLLATGSTAGDAGGAESMAANRAAFLLVSQMYRRLFNKAAPRRRFDDEPSRITFSVDPVGSTGRSGTGPGVTARIELSDKLQATGSVGGEGFRGLLYYLVRLR; this is translated from the coding sequence ATGACTGAAGCGCCGCCTGCCGCGGAATCCAAGCCCCCACGCAAGTCCCGGTTTTGGCGATGGCTGAAGCGCGGGCTTCTGGTGCTTTTCGGGTTGCTTACCCTGGCCGTCATTTTTCACCGGCAGCTTCTGCAATGGGGGCTGAACTGGGGGGCGACGTACTTCGCGCAGCGTCAGGGCTTCACGCTGGAGTGGGAGTTGGAGGGCTCGATGCTCTCCGACCTGAAGGTGCGAGCCCTGAAGGTGCGTGGGCCGGAGAACTCTACCGTGGTAAACATCGACATGAAGGATGCTCTCCTGCGGTACAACCTGTGGAAACTGTGGCGGGAAGGTCCGGGCAGCTTCCTGGAGGAGATTCGCCTCTCGGGCGCCACGATTGAGGCGGATATCCGCACTCGCATCGATACCCCGGTGCCACCACCGAGAGTGAAGCGGAACAAGCCCCCGCCCGACATCTGGGTGAACCGCATCAACCTTCAAAACGTCAATGCCGTGATCCGCACGGATGAGGGCGATATCGTCCTGAAGGGGCTGAACCTGCTCATCGATGAAGACGAGCCCGGTGCGCTGCGCATCCAGGAGTTTGTGCTGCCTTCGGCCAATCTTCATGTGCAGGACGTGGAAGGCCGCACCGCGGTGAAGGACCGGAGGCTCAGCATCGCGGATCTGCGCATCGACCCGAATGTCACCGTACCACTGCTCTATGTGGACGTGAAGGACCTGCACCAGGGCGCGATGGAGTACCAACTCGACGTGCAATCCGGCAAGGGCACATTCTCATCCAAGGGCCGTGTGGAAGGTGTCGGCACCGAGCCTGCGGTGAACTCCACCGTGCGCATCACGAACATGGCGCACACGGAAGTGCAGCGGTGGACGAAGCTGCCCGAAGGCTTCGCCACCACGGTGACGCTGGCGGACATCAAGGTGAAGGGAAGACCCCAATGGCCACGGCAACTCGATGCCGAAGTGGTGCTGCAAGTCAGCGGCGTGCGTGTGGCAGGTTATGCGTGTGATACCGCAGAACTTCTGGGCACCATCAAGGACGGCACGCTCAATGTGGGTTCGTTCAAGATCGCCTCCGGACCCAATCTTCTCGAAAGCCGTGGGACGGTGCAGCTTCCGGAATCATGGAAGCAGTTCAGCAAGGCAGACATGCAGGTGCAGTGGTCCATCGCGGCGCCGGATCTCTCGACCGTGAAGCAGGCCGGAATGGCGTTGCAGGGGAGCTTGAATGGAAAAGGCACGGTGGCCCTGGCAGACGGAAGAGTGCGTGAGGCGACAGCGAAACTGGACGGCGCGGGTATCAAGCTGCCGCAAGCCGACGTGCCATCGCTCAAGGTGGATATCACGTCGAATGATGCCGTGGTGCGCGTCAATGAATTCCTGGCCACGCTGGACGAGCAGGGGGACAACCGAGTGCGCGCCACGGGCGAGATGGTACTCAGTGGACGCCAGCCGACCCAGCTCCAGGTGGATGGCAGCGTGACGGACATTGCCGGGCTCTTCCGCATCCTGAAGCTCACGAACACACCGCCACCCGAGGCCGGACGCGCGGAGGTGAAGGTGACCTCTGCCTTCGATCTCATGGATCTGCGGGAGAAGAATTTCAACCGCGCCACGGCACAAGCATCCCTTCAGGTGAATGCGCTGAAGTGGCGGAATGGCGACCTGCAGGCGCTGGTGACGGAGGTGTCCCTGCGAGATGGCACTGCGACCATCACGGCAAATCTCAATCACCAAGGCACGAATACCGCCACGTTAAAGTCCACCCTGCAGCTAGCTGAACGTCAACCGGTGAAGGTGGAGTGGACGGCTCAGCTGGGCGATCTCGCCTCGCTGCTGCCACTCGCAGGCGTGCAGCTTTCACCGCCACCGCAGGCAGGCGCGGTGAACTCGAAAGGCAGCGCCACGTTTGAATTGGCTGGCCTGCGGGAGAAACAATACCAGAAGGTCGCCGCGGAAGGAGAGGTGCAATTGACCAAGCTCGCGTGGCGCGAAGGGAAGCTCGACCTATTCCAATCGCAGTTCTCTGTCGCCAACGGCCTGCTGCGAGCCAGCAGCCGCCTGGAGCATGAAGGCAAGAACACCGCGAATGTGGATGCAGACATGCAACTCACGGGCCGCCAGACTACTGCCGTGAAATGGGAGGTGAAACTCAACGACCTTACCTCGCTGGGTCCATTGATGGGCATGACACCCGCGCCCACGGCAGGCACGGTGGCCTCACAAGGGATGGCGTCGTTTGATGTGGCTGACTTGAAGGAGAAGCAATATGCGAAGCCTGCGGCAAAGGGCGAGCTGACGGTGGCGGGATTGAAGTGGCGCGGCGGTACGGTGGAGAATCTGGATCTCGCCTTCACCGTGCAACAGGGCATTGCGGATATCACCTCGGGATTGGTGCAGTTCGACAAGGACAATCACATCACCATCGAGGGCCGTATGCCGCTGAATACGGAGCAGCCCTTCAATGCGGAGGTGCATGGCAAGCTGCCGCGTCTCACCGCGCTCACGCCATGGATGGGTGCAGCGAAGACGCCGAAGATTACTGCCGGCAGCGCGGTCATTGGTTGGAAAGGAAGCGGCGTGATCGCCACGCGTGACATCACCGGTGGGGGCACCATCGCCGTGAATGCCGTGAGAATCGAAGGTCGCGCAGAGACGTATAACCTCTTCCTCAATACCAAACACGAAGGGAAACGCGCGGAGATTACCGAGCTGCGAGCCAGCGCGGGTGAGTTCCAGCTTGAAGCGCAGGCCACGGTCACGGACACCGATCTCAGCGTGCCCAAGCTCACACTATCCACGCAGCGCGTGCAGCTCCTGAATGGCACGATGCAATTACCCCTCGCGCTTGCGAAGCAGCCACGTCCCGCCGTGCCGCTCGATGACGCGCGGCCCATACATCTGCAGCTCAAGATGGAGCGGCTGAATCTGCAGCAGGTGTTCGACACCATCGGCAAGACAGCGCCGGTGGAGGGCACGGTGACGGGAGAAGTTTCGTTTGAGGGCACGCTGAAGGAACTGCAGGGAAAAGTGACGGCCTCGCTAAGCGGCGTGCGGAGCCGCGCGTTGCAGGGGAAGCTGCAGCCTGCGCAGGCGGACATTGCACTGGTGTTGGAGCGCGACCGGCTCACCCTGGATACCACCGTGAGGCAGCCACCCTTGCAACCGCTCAAGGTCGCTGGATCCATGGCCCTCGATGCGGAGATGGTGATGAGGAATCCAAAGGCGTTGATGGAGCGGTCATTTCAGGCACATGTGAGCCTGCCGACGTCGAGTCTGGATGTGGTTCCGCGTTTCGTGCCGAAGGTGCAGAGGGTGAATGGCACCATCGCACTGGAGGCAGACATCACCGGCACCCCTGCGAAGCCCACGTGGTCCGGTGCCTTGCGTACCGTGGTGAGCAGTGTTGCGCTGGACAATGTGCCCATGGACATCAAGGACGTGAAGGCGAACCTCGACTTCCGTGAGACACGCGTGGAGCTCAGTGACGTGTCGGCCTTGGTGGCAGGAGGCCGTATTCGACTCGGAGGCAATGTGGATGCAGCCAATATCAAGGACCCCATCATGGATCTGCGCTTGACGGCAGATCAGGCGCTCATCATACGGGATGATGCCATGAGCTTCCGTGCGAATGCGGATGTGTCCTGCCGAGGCACGCTCGCGAAGTCCGCCGTGACAGGACGCGTCGAACTGGTGCGCGGTCGCATCTTCAAGGAGGTGGAGTTCCTCCCGCTCTCACTGCCCAATGGGTTGCCGCCGCTGCCACCATCGGTACGCGTGGGCAGGAGCGGCCCTCCTGCGGCTCCTGCCATGTTGAAGGATTGGACGTTTGATGTGGCCATCACCACGCGTGATCCCGTGCGCTTGCTGGGGAACATCATGAACGGAGGCATGCTGGTGAATGCCCACGTGGGTGGCACCGGGGCGGCCCTGGCCGTTGAAGGCAGGGCCACGATGGATGGCGTGAGGCTCATGCTACCCTTCAGCCGGCTGACGATCACGAACGGAGCCGTGATCTTCAACAAGGAGAATCCGTTTGACCCCGCGCTGGAGGTGCGGGGTGAATCGCTCATCAACAACTACCGCGTCACGGTGTTTGCCAATGGCAGCGCGCGCGCTCCGCAGTTGCGCTTCACCTCCAGTCCGCCATTGCCGGAGAACGAAATCGCCTCGCTGCTCGCCACCGGCTCCACGGCGGGAGACGCAGGAGGCGCCGAGAGCATGGCAGCGAATCGCGCGGCGTTCCTTTTGGTGAGTCAGATGTATCGCAGGCTCTTCAACAAAGCCGCGCCGCGGCGTCGGTTCGATGATGAGCCTTCCAGGATCACCTTCTCGGTGGATCCGGTGGGAAGCACGGGACGCAGCGGCACCGGTCCCGGGGTAACGGCGCGGATTGAACTCAGCGACAAGCTGCAGGCCACCGGCTCCGTGGGAGGAGAGGGATTCCGTGGATTGCTTTATTACCTGGTGAGACTTCGATGA